A window of Streptomyces broussonetiae genomic DNA:
CCGTCTCCCCCGACAATCCGACCGGCAGCCGCACCGAACCCCCCAGCAGCCGCTCGACCACCGCATCGTCCAAGACCTCTCCGTACACACCGAGCCGCGTCCCGTCCAGCGCCGTGTAACCGCCCGCAACACGATGCACGAGGACGACCTCAGCACCGCGGTCACCGTCCCGCACCACCGCGTCGAGATCCTCCTCCCCGACCGCGGTGCTGCCCGCGTAATGCAACCCCTCCAAGGTCGCCGTCCCCCACTCACGCGGGCGCGTCAACAAGAACTGCTCCGCCTGCGCACGCCGCTTCTCCTCCCCCACCCGCCACGCGGCGCCCGCGGCCTGCTCGTCCCACTCCGCCGGGCAGACCTCGGCCCCGCCATACGCGCGCGCCACCAGGCCGGGCACATCCGCCGGAATGCTCCACACGCCCGCACCCGGCACACCCGCTCCGCCGCTACCTGGCAACGGACCGGCGGCCTCCGACACCAACGCCGCTGCACGCAGCAAAGGCCACTCCTCGTAGATCTTCACCGAAGCAGGCAGGAACCGAGGTCTTCCACGGACTCCGGCAGCCACCCCGGTCACCAGGACACGCGGCACCGCGTGCGCCGCCGGCCTGCGCGTCCCGGCATGCCTGTGCAGCCGGCCGATCCGCTGCAGCAAAAGATCCACTGGCGCAAGATCCGTGATCAACAGATCCGCATCCACGTCAAAGGACTGCTCGGCGAGCTGGGTGGCAATCACCACCATCCCCTCCGGCCGCGAATCACCGGCCCGAGGACCCATCAACCGCAGGCACTCCTCCGTCCGCTCCGCTCGATGCGCCGTACACAACCGCCCATGCAGCAGATGCACATGCCCGCCCACCTCACTGCCGCGCAACGCCCGGTAGATGGCCTGGGCGCGATCCACCTGGTTGACGACGACCAGGACCACACCTCCCTCGGCCACCGCCTCCCGCACCACCGCGGCAACCACCGCCCCGTCCACCTCCGTGTCCGGCAGCCACTCGATCCGAGTCGGCACTGACTCACGCCACGACGGCACCAAACTCCGAGAACTCTCCACCACCGGCTGCCCACCCACAGCGAAAGCCGCAGTGATACACGGATAACCGGCCGGCTCGGGAACCGGCTCCTGCACATCCGCTGCCGCCAGCACCCCCGACAGGTACGCGTCCACGAAGGCCTGCCGCTGGGCCGGCGGCAACGTCGCCGACAGCAGCACCACCGGCACCCCCGCCTGCCCAAGCCACCGCAACGCCTCCAACAGGAACTGCCGCATGTAAATGTCGGCAGCGTGCACCTCGTCCACAATCACGACCTTGCCAACCAGGCCAGCGGCCCGCAGCATCACGTGCCGCGTCCGCGTCGCCGCATAAAGGAGATGATCGATCGTGCCGACGGCGAATGGCGTCAACAGCCCGCGCTTGCTACCGAGGAACCAGACCGGCGGCCCACCCCGCTCGGCCACACCACCCGTATCACCAGAACTGCCCGGCCAGCCGAACTCATCGTCCTCATCGATCGCTCCGTAGTCCTCCCACGGACTCGCCCCGACACCCGCCGAATGCCCCTCGTCCCAGATCCGCCGCCACAACCGGTTGAAACGCCGCTTGCCATGCAGCAGCGCCACCTGCGACACCAGCTCCGGGTGAAAGGAACCCACCCACTCCAGAACCTGCTCGTACATCGGATCGCTCGTCGCCTGCGTCGGCATCGCCACAAACACCCCGTTCAAACCGAAACGGGCCGCAAGCACCTCCGCCGCCGCCAGCGCAGCCTTCGTCTTGCCCTCCCCCATCGGCGCCTCAACCACCAGCAACCCTGGCGAAAGCGACGACCACGCCCGCTCGACCAACTCACGCTGCGACGCACGTGGTGCCACACCCAGACGACCCGTCAACGGCACCAGCGTCGACGACGGCACAGCGAGCTTTTCCCAACCGCCCCGGAACCCCAGCCGCTCCCACGCCGCCTCCGCCCGACGGCACGCACCGGCCGGCGACACATCCCCGGCATCCGCCAACCCCTTGAAATGCTCACTGTCACTCGCGATCCAGTCCGCCATCACAATCAGCCCCGCCAGCGCCAGCTGCTCCGCCTTCCGCAACGACGAAACCGGCCTCACCGCCGCCACATCCGCGAAGCCCACGACGCGAGTCACCACATCCACCACTGCACGCTGCGCCTCGGCCCACGCCGGCCCCCTCCCCTGCGCATCCGGGTACGGCGGCCGCAACGCACTCACCGACGGAAATACCCCATGGTGGCCAGCAACCAGCGGCCACACCCACGCCACAGCATCGGCATCCCCCCACTCCTCACGCAGCCGCGCAATGAGCATCGCCCCACCCGCCACATCATGGCGCCACTTCATCCGCCTACCGGTTGGCAGCCGCCCCCACGTCAGCCCAGCCGCACGCACAGGAGCAGCCTCCGCCACATCCAGCGCCTGAAACGCCGGGCACGCCTTCCCACAGTCGTGGATCGCGCACACCCACATAAACCACGCCCGCCCCTGCCCACCACTGATCTCGTCCAGACGCCGACGAACCGCCGGTGACAGAAACCGGTCCCACATCAGCCCCGCCACAGCCGCCGTGTCCAGGAGGTGCCCGAGCAACACATGGGTCCGCCCAGCATTGCGCGCAGCCGACTTCCCCCACAGCCGCGCCACCCGCGCTACCGTCTCCTCCGACACCTGGCACGACTGCATCAACTCAATGACTGACCGCTCATCTTCCACCTGTGGAGCTCCCTCAGACAGCCTGCCGCGATGCCGACACGCACGATAGAGGGCAGGTCTGACAGTGACTCTCTGAACCCCCCGCCTCCTCATGCATGTGAAGGAAAACAGGCCCGTTCGCTAGCATCGTCCCAGCTCATGAAGTGTCGTCCCCGCACCCGCGGGGGTTGCTCTAGCGGTGAGTACGTCGATCACGACCACGGACTGTCGTCCCCGCACCCGCGGGGGTTGCTCCGTGGTCATCCGCGGCGGCACCGTCGTGTCTGGGTCGTCCCCGCACCCGCGGGGGTTGCTCGCAGGTGGCCGCGTGACCCCCACCGCTGACATCGTCGTCCCCGCACCCGCGGGGGTTGCTCGACGTGCGCACGCAGCTTCTTCACTTCCGCCTGGTCGTCCCCGCACCCGCGGGGGTTGCTCCCACTCGCAGGTGGCCATCGCGACCCACAGCGCGTCGTCCCCGCACCCGCGGGGGTTGCTCGGGCGCAGGACCCCACCCAGGCGCCCCTCCCCGGTCGTCCCCGCACCCGCGGGGGTTGCTCGATCAAGGGGTATGACATCGGCCTCGGTCAGATGTCGTCCCCGCACCCGCGGGGGTTGCTCTTGCTGCCGGGTCGTGTCGAGACCGCTGGCCAGGTCGTCCCCGCACCCGCGGGGGTTGCTCGCAGGTGGCCGCGTGACCCCCACCGCTGACATCGTCGTCCCCGCACCCGCGGGGGTTGCTCGACGCGCGCACGCAGCTTCTTCACTTCCGCCTGGTCGTCCCCGCACCCGCGGGGGTTGCTCCCACTCGCAGGTGGCCATCGCGACCCACAGCGCGTCGTCCCCGCACCCGCGGGGGTTGCTCGGGCGCAGGACCCCACCCAGGCGCCCCTCCCCGGTCGTCCCCGCACCCGCGGGGGTTGCTCGATCAAGGGGTATGACATCGGCCTCGGTCAGATGTCGTCCCCGCACCCGCGGGGGTTGCTCTTGCTGCCGGGTCGTGTCGAGACCGCTGGCCAGGTCGTCCCCGCACCCGCGGGGGTTGCTCGCTCGGCCTCTCCGCCCCGACCGTCAAGAGCATGTCGTCCCCGCACCCGCGGGGGTTGCTCGTCTGCGGGGTGGCTGTCGGGTGGCCGTAGGCTGTCGTCCCCGCACCCGCGGGGGTTGCTCCGCCTACGCGGCTGGCCTCACCCTGTACGACCCGTCGTCCCCGCACCCGCGGGGGTTGCTCCTCCCTACGGCCGGTTTCAGCAGCCTGTCGAAAGTCGTCCCCGCACCCGCGGGGGTTGCTCGTCCCAGCAGCCGGACCTGGTCAAGGACATCACGTCGTCCCCGCACCCGCGGGGGTTGCTCCTGCTCGGTGAACTCCCGCGCCTTGCCGCGCCGGTCGTCCCCGCACCCGCGGGGGTTGCTCTCGGTGCGCCCGCGTGACAACCGTCGGCACGGGGTCGTCCCCGCACCCACGGGGGTTGCTCGGGTGCGCCCGCCTTGCCGGTACCGGCGCCGCCGTCGTCCCCGCACCCGCGGGGGTTGCTCGCCTTCCGAGAAGTAGCGGCGGGGGTCCTGGTAGTCGTCCCCGCACCCGCGGGGGTTGCTCTGGAGAGCGTCAGGCCGTGTACGGCCATCCGGCGTCGTCCCCGCACCCGCGGGGGTTGCTCGCGTGTCCTGGTAGTCGACTATGACCCGCAAGGGTCGTCCCCGCACCCGCGGGGGTTGCTCGTGGGCGCCCAGGCTCATCACCTCCATTTGCGTGTCGTCCCCGCACCCGCGGGGGTTGCTCGATGATCACGGCGGTAGCGCACGGCAAGGTCAAGTCGTCCCCGCACCCGCGGGGGTTGCTCGCCGAGGGCGTGGGCTTTGACGGTGACGGAGGAGGTCGTCCCCGCACCCGCGGGGGTTGCTCCCCCGACCTGTACGCCGACGTCACCGACCTGTTGTCGTCCCCGCACCCGCGGGGTTGCTCGGCG
This region includes:
- the cas3 gene encoding CRISPR-associated helicase Cas3', with translation MEDERSVIELMQSCQVSEETVARVARLWGKSAARNAGRTHVLLGHLLDTAAVAGLMWDRFLSPAVRRRLDEISGGQGRAWFMWVCAIHDCGKACPAFQALDVAEAAPVRAAGLTWGRLPTGRRMKWRHDVAGGAMLIARLREEWGDADAVAWVWPLVAGHHGVFPSVSALRPPYPDAQGRGPAWAEAQRAVVDVVTRVVGFADVAAVRPVSSLRKAEQLALAGLIVMADWIASDSEHFKGLADAGDVSPAGACRRAEAAWERLGFRGGWEKLAVPSSTLVPLTGRLGVAPRASQRELVERAWSSLSPGLLVVEAPMGEGKTKAALAAAEVLAARFGLNGVFVAMPTQATSDPMYEQVLEWVGSFHPELVSQVALLHGKRRFNRLWRRIWDEGHSAGVGASPWEDYGAIDEDDEFGWPGSSGDTGGVAERGGPPVWFLGSKRGLLTPFAVGTIDHLLYAATRTRHVMLRAAGLVGKVVIVDEVHAADIYMRQFLLEALRWLGQAGVPVVLLSATLPPAQRQAFVDAYLSGVLAAADVQEPVPEPAGYPCITAAFAVGGQPVVESSRSLVPSWRESVPTRIEWLPDTEVDGAVVAAVVREAVAEGGVVLVVVNQVDRAQAIYRALRGSEVGGHVHLLHGRLCTAHRAERTEECLRLMGPRAGDSRPEGMVVIATQLAEQSFDVDADLLITDLAPVDLLLQRIGRLHRHAGTRRPAAHAVPRVLVTGVAAGVRGRPRFLPASVKIYEEWPLLRAAALVSEAAGPLPGSGGAGVPGAGVWSIPADVPGLVARAYGGAEVCPAEWDEQAAGAAWRVGEEKRRAQAEQFLLTRPREWGTATLEGLHYAGSTAVGEEDLDAVVRDGDRGAEVVLVHRVAGGYTALDGTRLGVYGEVLDDAVVERLLGGSVRLPVGLSGETGGLRALPGWVDHPWLRHARALVFEGGWAELGGSRVSYDDAEGLVVKRG